From the genome of Actinomycetota bacterium, one region includes:
- the rpsE gene encoding 30S ribosomal protein S5 → MAETQQQLDERVVQINRVAKVVKGGRRFSFTALVVVGDGRGKVGIGYGKAKEVPAAIQKGMEEARKSMVAIPMAGSTLIHKVIGVQGASRVLLKPASPGTGVIAGGAVRQVLEAAGVQDALAKSLGSPTHLNVAKATMNGLLSQMRPEAVAAARGKRPEDIAPPGLLAAYRSAELRRAGGSD, encoded by the coding sequence ATGGCTGAAACGCAGCAACAACTCGACGAGCGTGTCGTACAGATCAACCGGGTAGCCAAGGTCGTCAAAGGTGGCCGGAGGTTCTCGTTCACGGCACTTGTGGTCGTCGGGGATGGCCGCGGCAAGGTGGGCATCGGCTACGGCAAGGCCAAGGAAGTGCCGGCGGCGATCCAGAAGGGCATGGAAGAAGCTCGCAAGAGCATGGTTGCCATCCCGATGGCCGGTTCGACTCTGATCCACAAGGTCATCGGAGTGCAGGGCGCGTCTCGAGTTCTGCTGAAACCGGCCTCTCCCGGTACCGGTGTGATCGCCGGGGGAGCGGTCAGGCAGGTGCTCGAAGCGGCAGGGGTTCAGGATGCTCTGGCCAAGTCGCTCGGCTCGCCGACCCATCTCAACGTCGCCAAGGCGACGATGAACGGCCTGCTCTCTCAGATGCGCCCCGAGGCCGTTGCCGCCGCGCGAGGCAAGCGTCCGGAAGATATAGCACCGCCCGGGCTTCTCGCCGCCTACCGCTCGGCCGAACTGCGAAGGGCCGGAGGCTCGGACTGA
- the rplF gene encoding 50S ribosomal protein L6 gives MSRVGKAPIPIPQGVDVIVDGRRVSVKGPKGTLERTFHEKVRITVEDDVAKVERLDDQRESRALHGLSRALLANMVIGVTQGFRKELSIVGVGYRANLQGAVIELQVGFSHPVRIEAPAGVSFEIPNPTHVVVSGIDKELVGQVAANIRKVRPPEPYKGKGIRYVDEYVRRKAGKAGVAR, from the coding sequence ATGAGTCGCGTCGGTAAGGCACCCATCCCGATCCCGCAGGGCGTCGACGTCATCGTCGACGGTCGGCGTGTCTCGGTAAAGGGTCCGAAAGGTACGCTCGAGCGCACGTTTCATGAAAAGGTTCGTATCACCGTCGAAGATGATGTGGCCAAAGTGGAACGCTTGGACGACCAGCGGGAGTCCCGTGCGTTGCACGGCCTGTCACGTGCGCTGCTCGCCAACATGGTGATCGGCGTCACACAGGGCTTCCGTAAGGAGCTCTCCATCGTCGGCGTCGGCTACCGCGCGAATCTTCAGGGGGCCGTCATCGAGTTGCAGGTCGGCTTCAGCCACCCTGTGCGTATCGAGGCCCCGGCCGGAGTGAGCTTTGAGATCCCGAACCCGACCCACGTGGTCGTGTCGGGCATCGACAAGGAACTCGTCGGCCAGGTGGCCGCGAATATCCGCAAGGTCCGGCCTCCGGAGCCGTACAAGGGGAAAGGCATCAGGTACGTCGACGAGTACGTGCGCAGGAAGGCCGGGAAGGCAGGAGTTGCCCGATGA
- the rpmD gene encoding 50S ribosomal protein L30: MAKQTLTVTLVKSTIGQKPKNRATVRSLGLRRMHQTVRHEDTPAVRGMLHKVRHLVKVEEDK, translated from the coding sequence ATGGCGAAGCAGACGCTCACCGTGACGCTCGTCAAGAGCACGATCGGACAGAAACCGAAGAATCGCGCGACGGTTCGGAGTCTCGGACTGCGGCGCATGCACCAGACGGTCCGGCACGAGGACACTCCTGCAGTTCGCGGGATGTTGCACAAGGTGCGACATCTCGTGAAGGTTGAAGAGGACAAGTAA
- the rplO gene encoding 50S ribosomal protein L15 yields MADEEKITKLQLHHLRPAPGSKRPKRRVGRGEGGRRGKTAGRGTKGLKARNKLRIGFEGGQMPLTRRLPKMRGFTNPNKEYFAVINVEALEVFSKGTTVTPEELKSRGMVKKRGRVKVLGEGEITRALTVQAHAFSKSAVAKIEAAGGTVEVIER; encoded by the coding sequence ATGGCTGACGAAGAGAAGATCACGAAGCTTCAACTCCATCACCTGCGCCCTGCGCCCGGCTCGAAACGGCCCAAACGTCGGGTGGGTCGGGGCGAGGGCGGTCGGCGCGGAAAGACCGCGGGCAGGGGAACCAAGGGGCTGAAGGCGAGGAACAAACTTCGGATCGGCTTCGAGGGTGGGCAGATGCCCCTCACGCGGCGGCTTCCCAAGATGCGCGGTTTCACGAACCCGAACAAGGAGTACTTCGCGGTTATCAATGTCGAGGCACTGGAAGTGTTCTCCAAGGGTACGACCGTGACCCCGGAGGAACTGAAATCGCGGGGCATGGTCAAGAAGCGCGGGCGTGTCAAGGTGCTCGGCGAAGGCGAGATCACGAGAGCGCTCACCGTCCAGGCACACGCCTTCAGCAAGTCGGCGGTCGCGAAGATCGAGGCCGCTGGAGGCACGGTCGAAGTCATCGAGCGCTAG
- the rplE gene encoding 50S ribosomal protein L5 — MQEVVSALGKQLGSGNTMRVPRFEKIVVNMGVGEGATDSKQVDAAMEELAVITGQKPRLNRAKKSIAGFKIRQGMPVGASVTLRGDYMWEFLDRLIAIAIPRIRDFRGLNPKSFDGRGDYSFGVTEQLIFPEVDYDKVTSIRGMDITICTSAETDEGARALLDAFGFPFRRQDAKV, encoded by the coding sequence ATGCAAGAGGTTGTCTCCGCGCTCGGGAAACAGCTGGGCAGCGGCAACACGATGCGCGTGCCGAGGTTCGAGAAGATCGTCGTCAACATGGGCGTCGGTGAAGGTGCAACCGACTCCAAGCAGGTCGATGCGGCCATGGAAGAGCTCGCGGTCATCACGGGGCAGAAGCCGCGGCTCAACCGGGCGAAGAAGTCGATCGCCGGCTTCAAGATCCGGCAAGGGATGCCCGTGGGCGCATCCGTGACACTGCGTGGCGACTACATGTGGGAGTTCCTGGACCGCCTCATCGCGATCGCGATTCCGAGGATCAGAGATTTCCGGGGACTGAACCCGAAGTCGTTCGACGGGCGTGGCGATTACTCGTTCGGCGTGACCGAGCAGCTGATCTTTCCTGAGGTCGACTACGACAAGGTGACGTCGATCCGCGGTATGGACATCACGATCTGCACGAGCGCCGAGACAGACGAAGGTGCGCGGGCTCTCCTGGATGCGTTCGGGTTCCCGTTCCGTAGGCAGGACGCAAAGGTTTGA
- the secY gene encoding preprotein translocase subunit SecY, with amino-acid sequence MLSIYRNMFKIADLRGKILFTLFIFAVYRLGGAIPVPGVSLSAVQKLAANQQQAGILGLLNLFSGGALQRFSVFSLGIMPYITAAIIMQLLAVVIPKLQALQDEGETGQKVITQWTRYITVVLALLQSTGLTFLFSAGTLTQGIPLIPIYTPARVALIVLTMTAGTAFIMWLGELITERGVGNGMSLIIFIAIASRLPASFSQIWANTLGNGRSGGASIFAVFMLVFLVLIVGIIYVEQGQRRIPIQFAKRVRGRRVLGGQSTYIPLKVNTAGVIPVIFATSVMYFPVLIATAIPTDKGAFLASLRNWISINIGNSAGTSTFYIFLLFVLIIFFTYFYTAIQFDPVRQAELIQRQGGFIPGVRPGSQTARHLGHILNRITLPGSLFLAIVSVLPAIASAIFNVPVGFSGVSILIVVGVALETMKQIESQLTMRNYEGFLT; translated from the coding sequence ATGCTTTCTATCTACCGGAACATGTTCAAGATCGCCGATCTTCGTGGAAAGATCTTGTTCACGCTGTTCATCTTCGCCGTATACCGCCTCGGGGGGGCCATTCCCGTTCCCGGGGTGAGCCTCAGCGCGGTGCAGAAGCTGGCCGCGAATCAGCAGCAGGCCGGTATTCTCGGCCTGCTGAACCTGTTCTCCGGCGGAGCGTTACAGCGCTTCTCGGTGTTCAGCCTCGGCATCATGCCGTACATCACCGCGGCGATCATCATGCAGTTGCTCGCCGTCGTGATCCCGAAGCTGCAGGCACTGCAGGACGAAGGTGAGACGGGTCAGAAGGTGATCACCCAGTGGACCCGGTATATAACGGTCGTGCTGGCGCTGCTGCAGTCGACCGGTCTCACGTTCCTGTTCAGCGCCGGAACGCTCACCCAGGGCATCCCTTTGATTCCCATCTACACGCCGGCACGCGTAGCCCTCATCGTGTTGACGATGACCGCCGGCACGGCATTCATCATGTGGCTCGGTGAACTGATCACCGAACGGGGAGTCGGTAACGGCATGTCCCTGATCATCTTCATCGCGATCGCCTCTCGGCTGCCGGCCAGCTTCTCGCAGATCTGGGCCAACACCCTGGGAAACGGTCGATCCGGTGGTGCATCGATCTTTGCGGTCTTCATGCTGGTGTTCCTGGTGCTGATCGTCGGGATCATCTACGTCGAGCAGGGCCAGCGCCGGATTCCCATCCAGTTCGCCAAGCGCGTGCGCGGCCGGCGAGTGCTGGGTGGACAGAGCACCTATATTCCGCTCAAGGTCAATACGGCCGGAGTTATCCCGGTCATCTTTGCCACCTCGGTCATGTACTTCCCCGTCCTCATCGCGACGGCGATACCAACGGACAAAGGAGCATTCCTCGCCTCGCTTCGAAACTGGATCAGCATCAACATCGGCAACAGTGCCGGGACGAGTACGTTCTATATCTTCTTGTTGTTCGTCCTGATCATCTTCTTCACGTACTTCTATACGGCCATTCAGTTCGACCCCGTCCGTCAGGCCGAGCTCATCCAGCGTCAAGGTGGGTTCATCCCCGGTGTGCGTCCCGGCAGCCAGACCGCACGGCACCTCGGACACATCCTCAACCGGATCACGCTGCCGGGATCGCTGTTCCTTGCCATCGTCTCCGTCCTGCCTGCGATCGCGAGTGCGATCTTCAATGTGCCGGTCGGATTCAGTGGCGTATCCATCCTCATCGTGGTCGGAGTGGCCCTGGAGACGATGAAGCAGATCGAAAGCCAGCTGACGATGAGGAACTACGAAGGGTTCCTGACGTGA
- the rpsH gene encoding 30S ribosomal protein S8 has product MMMTDPIADMLTRIRNANQAGKAVVAMPSSKLKQQVASILAAEGFIEGFESREAGVRRELVLQMKYGTGRSRVIQGIRRVSKPGRRIYSGASDLPRSHGGLGVMVISTSQGLLPDREARRRRLGGEIMCEVW; this is encoded by the coding sequence ATCATGATGACCGATCCCATTGCCGACATGCTGACACGGATCCGCAACGCCAACCAGGCGGGAAAGGCCGTCGTCGCCATGCCGTCATCAAAGCTGAAGCAACAGGTTGCGAGCATCCTTGCAGCCGAAGGGTTCATCGAGGGGTTCGAAAGCCGTGAGGCGGGCGTTCGGCGGGAACTCGTTCTGCAAATGAAATACGGAACGGGTCGCTCTCGCGTGATCCAGGGGATTCGACGGGTGTCGAAGCCGGGAAGGCGGATCTACAGCGGTGCAAGTGACCTACCGCGTTCCCACGGAGGACTTGGTGTCATGGTCATTTCGACGTCGCAGGGCCTGCTGCCCGACAGGGAGGCGCGTCGGCGCCGTCTCGGCGGCGAGATCATGTGTGAGGTGTGGTGA
- the rplN gene encoding 50S ribosomal protein L14: protein MIQQESRLRVADNSGAKELLCIRVMGGSKRRYAGLGDTIVGTVKDAIPGGAVKRGEVVKAVVVRTAKGYRRKDGTYIRFDDNACVIIDNNSQPRGTRIFGPVARELREKKYMRIISLAPEVL from the coding sequence ATGATTCAGCAGGAGTCGAGGCTCAGGGTTGCGGACAACAGCGGTGCGAAGGAGCTGCTGTGTATCCGCGTGATGGGCGGGTCGAAACGGCGCTACGCCGGCCTCGGCGACACGATTGTCGGGACCGTCAAGGATGCCATTCCCGGAGGAGCGGTGAAACGGGGCGAGGTCGTGAAGGCCGTCGTCGTGAGGACCGCGAAGGGTTACCGGCGCAAGGACGGAACGTACATCCGTTTCGACGACAACGCCTGTGTGATCATCGACAACAACAGCCAGCCGCGTGGAACCCGGATCTTCGGCCCTGTGGCCCGTGAGCTCCGCGAGAAGAAGTACATGCGCATCATCTCCCTGGCGCCGGAGGTGCTGTGA
- a CDS encoding 50S ribosomal protein L24, whose amino-acid sequence MRLRQGDKVQVITGKDAGVEGRVARVINKKDKVIVEGVNTARKHQRPQGQTMQGGIIDKDMPIDSSNVMILCDDCGPTRIGYKVDEDGIKYRVCVKCGGEL is encoded by the coding sequence ATGCGACTTCGACAAGGTGACAAGGTGCAGGTCATCACCGGCAAGGACGCCGGTGTGGAAGGTCGCGTTGCTCGAGTCATCAACAAGAAGGACAAGGTGATTGTCGAGGGTGTGAACACCGCTCGCAAACACCAACGCCCGCAAGGACAAACCATGCAGGGTGGCATTATCGACAAGGACATGCCCATCGACTCCTCCAACGTGATGATCCTCTGTGACGACTGTGGTCCCACGCGCATCGGATACAAGGTGGACGAGGACGGGATCAAGTACCGCGTCTGCGTCAAATGCGGAGGTGAGCTGTGA
- the rplP gene encoding 50S ribosomal protein L16 gives MLMPKRTKYRKVHRGRRTGTAKGGTSVSFGDYGLKAVEVGWITARQIESARVAITRTIRRGGKVWITIFPDKPVTQKPAETRMGSGKGNPEFWVAVVKPGRIMFELSGVSEELAREAMRRAGHKLPIKTKFVTREDT, from the coding sequence ATGCTGATGCCGAAGCGCACCAAGTACCGGAAGGTACATCGTGGCCGCAGGACGGGCACGGCAAAGGGCGGAACGAGTGTCTCGTTCGGTGACTACGGGCTCAAGGCCGTCGAGGTCGGTTGGATCACCGCGAGACAGATCGAGTCTGCCCGTGTGGCCATCACCAGGACGATTCGTCGCGGGGGGAAGGTATGGATCACCATCTTCCCCGACAAGCCTGTGACACAGAAGCCGGCCGAGACCCGGATGGGATCGGGGAAAGGCAACCCCGAGTTCTGGGTTGCCGTGGTGAAACCGGGTCGAATCATGTTCGAGCTCTCCGGTGTTTCGGAGGAACTGGCGCGTGAGGCGATGCGTCGAGCGGGACACAAGCTCCCCATCAAAACGAAGTTCGTGACTCGGGAGGACACGTGA
- the rpmC gene encoding 50S ribosomal protein L29: MKAIDLRELTALELEDKLAEAKAELFNLRFQLATNQLDDASQIRQIRKDIARILTVMREQEIQAWREQAAAEEGV, from the coding sequence GTGAAAGCTATCGACTTGCGTGAGCTCACCGCTCTCGAACTCGAAGATAAGCTCGCGGAGGCGAAGGCTGAGCTCTTCAATCTGCGTTTTCAACTGGCCACGAACCAGCTGGACGACGCGTCACAAATCCGCCAGATTCGCAAAGACATTGCTCGCATTCTGACCGTGATGCGGGAGCAGGAGATTCAGGCCTGGCGAGAGCAGGCCGCAGCCGAGGAAGGTGTGTGA
- a CDS encoding type Z 30S ribosomal protein S14 produces MAKKSLIAKAKRKPKFKVREYHRCQRCGRPRAYMRDFGMCRICVRQLASRGELPGVRKASW; encoded by the coding sequence ATGGCGAAGAAGAGTCTGATCGCAAAGGCGAAGAGAAAGCCGAAGTTCAAGGTGCGGGAGTACCACCGATGTCAACGGTGCGGTCGGCCGCGAGCGTACATGCGCGACTTCGGCATGTGTCGCATTTGTGTGCGCCAACTCGCATCCAGAGGTGAGCTCCCCGGCGTGAGAAAGGCTTCGTGGTAA
- the rpsQ gene encoding 30S ribosomal protein S17 has product MEDRARRKARVGVVISDKRDETVTVEVQQQVRHPRYDKIVRRRKKYHVHNAANDARTGDTVRIMETRPLSKTKRWRVVEIVERAR; this is encoded by the coding sequence ATGGAGGATCGAGCACGACGCAAAGCGCGCGTCGGCGTGGTCATCTCAGATAAGAGAGACGAGACGGTGACCGTTGAGGTCCAGCAGCAGGTCCGTCATCCACGCTACGACAAGATCGTTCGCCGGCGCAAGAAGTACCACGTCCACAACGCGGCCAACGATGCGCGCACAGGCGACACGGTACGAATCATGGAGACCAGACCGCTCTCGAAGACGAAGCGGTGGAGGGTTGTCGAGATCGTGGAGCGGGCGCGATGA
- a CDS encoding 50S ribosomal protein L18 gives MRGSREEARRRRHRRVRKTLRGTSERPRVAVFRSNRYIYAQVIDDDAGRTLAAASSQEKALRGKTLNRDTAGEVGALLAQRAAKADITEVVFDRGGFPFHGRVKALADAKPG, from the coding sequence ATGAGAGGTTCACGAGAAGAGGCGCGTCGCCGCCGACATCGGCGGGTTCGCAAGACATTGCGTGGGACGAGTGAACGTCCCAGGGTGGCCGTCTTTCGCAGCAACCGGTACATCTACGCACAGGTGATCGACGATGATGCAGGACGGACTCTTGCGGCAGCGTCTTCGCAGGAGAAGGCGCTTCGAGGCAAGACGCTGAACAGAGATACGGCTGGAGAGGTGGGAGCGTTGCTCGCACAGCGTGCCGCGAAAGCCGACATCACCGAGGTCGTCTTCGACCGCGGCGGATTCCCATTCCACGGGCGGGTGAAGGCATTGGCGGACGCGAAGCCGGGCTGA